One genomic segment of Streptomyces sp. NBC_00239 includes these proteins:
- a CDS encoding S8 family serine peptidase — MWRHTLGDPSVIVGIYESPPDLSHPCLADADLEARTPWWSPAGPVDDRLREHGTFTASVVFGRPGTVLPGLAPHCRGVIIGDTRPEHPDLPPDPWHTARAVEELLDAGAHIIQFNISHHTASADTDEMLKRAIARAVDAGVLVTAAAGNDYGACVVAPALLPGVLVVGAHRADGAISSYSNYGPAYAGHGITALGEAVLGATPGDGGVKARKGTCTAVALVTGAAALLVSMQRHLGRRADPLAVRDALLATARPCTAEQAHGNPARCLNGYLDLPAATAHLFPDLTTPPPPEAVLPTPAAAFPSPPRPGTSEHGRHPATPATAFVVRPLRRPERSPDQIEATEKADGPYQGPQEASRAADLRARTFVTRPHRPLAAPAGSLAADPFAGGS; from the coding sequence TTGTGGCGACACACCCTGGGCGATCCCTCGGTCATCGTCGGCATCTATGAGAGCCCGCCCGATCTGTCCCACCCCTGTCTGGCCGACGCCGACCTGGAAGCGCGTACGCCGTGGTGGAGCCCGGCCGGGCCGGTGGACGACAGGCTTCGCGAGCACGGCACGTTCACCGCCAGCGTGGTGTTCGGCCGGCCCGGCACCGTCCTGCCCGGCCTGGCCCCCCACTGCCGCGGCGTCATCATCGGAGACACCCGGCCGGAGCATCCGGACCTGCCGCCCGACCCGTGGCACACCGCCCGCGCCGTCGAGGAACTCCTGGACGCCGGCGCGCACATCATCCAGTTCAACATCTCCCACCACACCGCCTCGGCGGACACCGACGAGATGCTCAAACGCGCCATCGCCCGCGCCGTCGACGCCGGTGTGCTGGTCACCGCGGCCGCCGGCAACGACTACGGCGCCTGTGTCGTCGCCCCGGCCCTGCTGCCCGGTGTGCTCGTGGTCGGGGCGCACCGCGCCGACGGCGCCATCTCCTCCTACAGCAACTACGGCCCCGCCTATGCCGGGCACGGCATCACCGCCCTCGGCGAAGCCGTGCTGGGCGCGACCCCCGGTGACGGCGGTGTCAAGGCCCGCAAGGGCACCTGCACGGCGGTCGCGCTGGTCACCGGTGCTGCCGCCCTGCTGGTCAGCATGCAGCGCCACCTCGGTCGGCGGGCCGACCCGCTCGCGGTCCGCGACGCGCTGCTGGCCACCGCCCGCCCCTGTACCGCAGAACAAGCCCACGGCAACCCGGCGCGCTGCCTCAACGGCTACCTCGATCTGCCCGCCGCCACCGCCCACCTGTTCCCCGACCTGACCACACCCCCGCCGCCCGAGGCGGTCCTGCCCACACCCGCCGCGGCATTCCCCTCTCCGCCCCGGCCGGGCACGAGCGAGCACGGCCGGCACCCCGCCACCCCGGCGACCGCCTTCGTCGTCCGGCCCCTGCGGCGCCCGGAGCGAAGCCCGGACCAAATCGAAGCCACAGAGAAGGCTGACGGGCCGTACCAAGGGCCGCAGGAGGCGAGCCGGGCGGCCGACCTCCGGGCCCGGACCTTCGTGACCCGTCCACACCGACCTCTCGCCGCCCCGGCCGGCAGCCTGGCGGCCGACCCGTTTGCGGGAGGCTCCTGA
- a CDS encoding PatA/PatG family cyanobactin maturation protease yields the protein MGEVSAIAGVPGLWQLTRGESCITVAMVDGLVDQTHPALVDTALTQLTEVFPGGDPAGPAAAHGTAVAGVLFGRHDGPVAGVAPGCRAISVPVFTDDRRTSQLQLARAIELAADAGAHIINVSGGQLAQAAEAEDALTRVVDRCHEDGVLVVAAAGNDGCLCDHVPAALPGVLAVGACDHQGKPLEQSNFGHGLRRQGLLAPGHEIRVAVPGGGTAAMSGTSFAAPVVSGVAALLASLQLRASGRFDLLGLGELLLANADPCPLPDGRDEMCARYLTGTLNITRTVNAVTTSTYPAAIPSPAVPPSAATPFPSPAAAPADDPGRVLPSCGEPGPGGAGAACGCAADVSAPAAAGVRASAQQARPAGRRLAYALGTLGYDFGSEARRDTFKQLMPPVEVESGVSVPANPYDPRQMVDYLQANPSEATPLIWTLNLDLTPVYAIEPVGGYGPGVYERLVQFLDLQQRAEDDTEFVDRVSVPGTLPGRTVRLFNGQHIPVVEINLTRGLYGWSVASLAHAVTSGWDVPQQNQAGTAPDRDRLAAAVSDFLQRIYYDLRNFGATSRDRALNFAATNAVQARQTLAEALGRGMALQNIDVEKSPYGRPDSDCWDVKLRFFDPDNSRRAKRVYRFTIDVKDVLPVTLGPVRTWPEA from the coding sequence GTGGGCGAGGTTTCCGCGATCGCGGGCGTTCCCGGGTTGTGGCAGCTGACCCGTGGGGAGAGCTGCATCACGGTGGCCATGGTGGATGGCCTGGTCGACCAGACCCATCCGGCCCTGGTGGATACGGCGCTGACGCAACTGACCGAGGTGTTCCCGGGAGGTGACCCCGCAGGGCCGGCGGCGGCGCACGGCACGGCGGTGGCCGGCGTGCTGTTCGGGCGGCACGACGGCCCGGTGGCGGGCGTGGCGCCCGGCTGCAGGGCCATCAGCGTGCCGGTGTTCACCGACGACCGGCGCACCTCCCAGCTGCAGTTGGCCCGGGCGATCGAACTGGCCGCTGACGCCGGCGCGCACATCATCAACGTCAGCGGGGGGCAATTGGCTCAAGCGGCAGAAGCAGAGGATGCGCTGACGCGGGTGGTGGACCGCTGCCACGAGGACGGAGTGCTGGTGGTCGCGGCCGCCGGCAACGACGGCTGCCTGTGCGATCACGTGCCCGCCGCACTGCCCGGAGTGCTCGCGGTCGGTGCCTGCGATCACCAGGGAAAGCCGCTGGAACAAAGCAACTTCGGGCACGGCCTCCGCCGCCAAGGCCTGCTCGCGCCCGGCCACGAGATCAGGGTCGCCGTTCCCGGCGGCGGGACGGCCGCAATGAGCGGCACCAGCTTCGCGGCGCCCGTCGTGTCCGGTGTTGCGGCCCTGCTGGCGAGTCTGCAACTGCGGGCGAGCGGCAGGTTCGACCTGCTCGGCCTCGGCGAGCTGTTGCTGGCCAACGCCGACCCGTGCCCCCTGCCGGACGGCCGGGACGAAATGTGCGCCCGCTATCTGACCGGAACCCTCAACATCACGAGAACGGTGAATGCTGTGACCACGTCCACCTACCCGGCCGCGATTCCGTCCCCTGCCGTCCCGCCATCGGCTGCGACACCCTTCCCGAGCCCGGCCGCCGCGCCGGCCGACGATCCGGGCCGGGTGCTGCCGTCGTGTGGTGAGCCGGGCCCGGGCGGTGCCGGTGCAGCCTGCGGCTGCGCCGCCGACGTGTCCGCCCCGGCCGCAGCCGGCGTGCGCGCCTCGGCCCAGCAGGCCCGGCCGGCCGGTCGGCGGCTGGCGTACGCGCTGGGGACCCTGGGCTACGACTTCGGCAGCGAGGCCCGCCGTGACACCTTCAAGCAGCTCATGCCGCCGGTGGAAGTGGAAAGCGGGGTGAGCGTACCGGCCAACCCCTACGATCCTCGGCAGATGGTGGACTATCTGCAGGCCAACCCGTCAGAGGCCACTCCGCTGATCTGGACGCTGAACCTGGACCTGACCCCGGTCTATGCGATCGAGCCGGTCGGAGGCTACGGGCCAGGCGTGTACGAGCGGCTCGTGCAGTTCCTGGACCTGCAGCAGAGGGCCGAAGACGACACCGAGTTCGTCGACCGCGTCTCCGTACCCGGGACCCTGCCGGGGCGCACCGTCCGGTTGTTCAACGGCCAGCACATCCCGGTCGTCGAGATCAACCTGACCCGCGGCCTGTACGGCTGGTCGGTCGCCAGCCTGGCCCACGCGGTCACTTCCGGATGGGACGTGCCCCAGCAGAACCAGGCCGGGACCGCCCCCGACCGGGACCGGCTGGCGGCCGCCGTCTCCGATTTCCTCCAGCGCATCTACTACGACCTGCGCAACTTCGGTGCCACCAGCCGCGACCGCGCGCTGAACTTCGCCGCCACCAACGCCGTCCAGGCCCGCCAGACCCTCGCCGAAGCGCTCGGTCGAGGGATGGCCCTGCAGAACATCGACGTGGAGAAAAGCCCCTACGGGCGGCCCGACAGCGACTGCTGGGACGTCAAACTGCGCTTTTTCGACCCCGACAACAGCCGCCGCGCCAAGCGCGTCTACCGCTTCACCATCGACGTCAAGGATGTCCTGCCGGTCACCCTCGGCCCGGTCCGGACCTGGCCCGAAGCCTGA
- a CDS encoding quinone oxidoreductase family protein: protein MRAIQVSEVGGPEVLRLVDIDQPVPGPGQAVVEVAASGVNFLDVYHRQGRYTLPLPFTPGTEGAGTVLEVGPGVTHVAVGDRVGWVEIPGTYAEQAVVDSSRLVPLPDGVDFEAAAAVLLQGMTAHYLVKDAYPVQPGDTVLVHAAAGGMGLVLTQLITHLGGRVIGTTSTPEKAQLARRAGAAEVILYSAVDDLAAEVKRLHGGQGLPVVFDGVGRDTFDASLASLRTRGHLVLFGAASGAVPPFDPIRLAQGGSLTLIRPSLGDFIADRSELLRRAADVLELVRTKALETTVTARYPLAEVAQAHRDLEARRTTGKLLVIP from the coding sequence ATGCGAGCGATTCAGGTTTCCGAAGTGGGCGGTCCCGAGGTGCTGCGACTGGTCGACATAGATCAACCGGTGCCGGGCCCGGGCCAGGCGGTCGTGGAGGTCGCCGCGTCCGGCGTCAACTTCCTCGACGTATACCACCGCCAGGGCCGGTACACCCTCCCGCTGCCCTTCACCCCGGGCACTGAGGGGGCGGGCACGGTCCTCGAGGTTGGACCCGGCGTCACCCACGTCGCTGTGGGAGACCGGGTCGGCTGGGTGGAGATTCCCGGCACCTATGCCGAGCAGGCCGTCGTGGACTCCTCCCGGCTCGTGCCCCTGCCCGACGGCGTCGACTTCGAGGCCGCCGCCGCCGTGCTGCTGCAGGGCATGACGGCGCACTACCTCGTCAAGGACGCCTACCCGGTCCAGCCGGGCGACACGGTGCTCGTGCACGCTGCTGCCGGCGGCATGGGGCTTGTGCTGACCCAGCTCATCACCCATCTCGGCGGCAGAGTGATCGGCACGACCTCGACACCGGAGAAGGCCCAGCTGGCGCGGCGCGCCGGGGCCGCCGAGGTGATCCTCTACTCTGCAGTGGACGATCTTGCGGCCGAGGTGAAGCGGCTCCATGGCGGCCAGGGCCTGCCTGTCGTCTTCGACGGCGTCGGCAGGGACACTTTCGATGCGAGCCTCGCCAGCCTGCGAACCCGCGGCCACCTGGTGCTCTTCGGCGCCGCGAGTGGTGCAGTGCCGCCCTTCGACCCCATCCGGCTCGCCCAGGGCGGTTCGCTGACCCTGATCCGGCCAAGCCTCGGGGACTTCATCGCCGATCGGTCCGAGCTGCTCCGGCGCGCCGCCGACGTGCTTGAATTGGTGCGCACCAAGGCGCTTGAGACCACCGTGACGGCCCGCTACCCGCTCGCCGAGGTCGCCCAAGCTCACCGCGATCTGGAGGCTCGGCGTACCACCGGCAAGCTACTCGTCATCCCCTAG
- a CDS encoding M12 family metallopeptidase: MGYVLFKKAKRWPGGRVPYEIDGQSFPAGTTLRTDIDTALTNWNNDTILDFVPRNGEGDFIRIVPDEANTRSAVGRSGGGQKVVLAAYPGIPDGAPISAIHQRSDQVDCFYVDDSGAIRVIWVDGAGEWDGPVALTPPNTVQLRATLATGRLTADG; the protein is encoded by the coding sequence ATGGGATACGTGCTGTTCAAGAAGGCCAAGCGTTGGCCGGGGGGCCGAGTCCCGTACGAGATCGACGGGCAGTCGTTTCCAGCCGGCACGACGCTGCGGACCGACATCGACACCGCGCTCACCAACTGGAACAACGACACGATCCTCGACTTCGTGCCCCGCAATGGCGAGGGGGACTTCATCCGCATCGTGCCGGACGAGGCGAACACTCGGTCGGCCGTGGGCCGGAGCGGGGGTGGCCAGAAGGTGGTGCTGGCCGCCTACCCGGGTATCCCGGACGGTGCGCCGATCTCGGCGATCCACCAGCGCAGCGACCAGGTCGACTGCTTCTACGTCGACGACAGCGGGGCCATCCGGGTCATCTGGGTCGACGGGGCAGGAGAGTGGGACGGTCCGGTCGCCCTCACTCCGCCCAACACGGTGCAGCTCCGCGCGACGCTGGCCACGGGCCGGCTGACGGCTGACGGCTGA
- a CDS encoding M12 family metallopeptidase, translating to MTDPEKKRVSRDAVLVTARQTNEQLDLFFIDADGAVNVMWAVGTGTWSGPLELAPAGSAWSGGSLATAPQTDGQLNLFYVDNTSELGGAITVVSVVGGTWGKPVALTGRGSVSIVAPLATARQTDDQINLFYVGHDGAVNVMWVVGNGEWHAPQSITRAGIATSGAALATARQTDDQIDLFFVGPGDIVNVMWAVGKGTWNGPVGLTPGGTAPNRGALATARPTEFQLGLFYIGTNNRLAVMWAAGSGKWGKPIVFEPEAVAVGEVMHELGHAIGLKHEHQRPDSADFVEIVGGTPPNYGPAANCAPVGPYDCESIMHYPPSTTPPTLRVRDPRTCVRVGQRNGLSAGDIATADYAYGRVTTAGAALASQHRTKDQLDLAFADSFGAIAVLSVEGVGAWEGPFEVTPAGIATPGTRVAAAGQTREQVDLFFVDDDGAVSVTWVIGTGAWQPPVALTPPDTIRGGDTALVTARQPDDQLDLFFIDRHGAIHVMWVVGTGTWQPSIALRPSGTVEPRASLATANQTSDQLNLFYVDTGGAIHVMWVVGTGVWQPPVALRPSGTAEPGASLATANQTSDQLNLFYVDTGGAIHVMWVVGTGTWQPPVALTPPGTVEPGARLATVRQTSDQLNLFFIDTHGAIHVTWVVGTGTWEPPIALTPTGTAPANATLTATWQTDDQIDLFFADEHGAIHVMWVVGTGKWNAPVGL from the coding sequence TTGACAGACCCTGAAAAGAAGAGGGTCTCTCGGGACGCGGTCCTGGTCACGGCCCGGCAGACCAACGAGCAGCTCGACCTGTTCTTCATCGACGCGGACGGCGCTGTGAACGTCATGTGGGCCGTCGGTACCGGCACCTGGAGCGGCCCCCTCGAGCTGGCGCCCGCCGGTTCTGCGTGGTCAGGTGGGTCGCTGGCCACCGCTCCCCAGACAGACGGGCAGCTCAACCTGTTCTACGTCGACAACACCTCCGAGTTGGGGGGTGCGATCACCGTCGTGTCGGTCGTGGGTGGCACGTGGGGAAAGCCCGTCGCCCTCACCGGTCGCGGCAGCGTGTCCATCGTCGCCCCGCTCGCGACGGCCCGGCAGACGGACGATCAGATCAACCTCTTCTACGTCGGTCATGACGGCGCGGTCAATGTCATGTGGGTTGTGGGCAACGGCGAGTGGCACGCACCGCAGAGCATCACCAGGGCGGGCATTGCGACGTCGGGGGCCGCGCTTGCCACCGCGCGGCAGACGGACGACCAGATCGACCTGTTCTTCGTCGGACCAGGCGATATCGTGAACGTGATGTGGGCCGTCGGCAAAGGCACCTGGAACGGACCCGTGGGCCTGACACCCGGCGGAACCGCCCCCAACCGCGGTGCGCTCGCCACCGCCCGGCCGACGGAGTTCCAACTCGGCCTGTTCTACATCGGCACGAACAATCGCCTCGCCGTAATGTGGGCGGCCGGCAGCGGCAAATGGGGCAAGCCGATCGTTTTCGAACCCGAGGCAGTGGCGGTCGGCGAAGTCATGCACGAACTGGGCCATGCGATCGGCCTGAAACACGAGCACCAGCGGCCTGACTCTGCCGACTTCGTGGAAATCGTCGGAGGCACGCCACCGAACTACGGCCCGGCAGCCAACTGCGCACCCGTCGGCCCGTACGACTGCGAATCGATCATGCACTACCCGCCGAGTACTACCCCTCCGACCTTGAGGGTCCGTGACCCACGGACCTGCGTAAGAGTCGGGCAACGCAACGGTCTGAGCGCCGGGGACATCGCGACTGCCGACTACGCCTACGGCCGCGTGACGACCGCCGGGGCCGCCCTGGCCTCCCAGCACCGTACGAAAGACCAGCTCGACTTGGCCTTCGCCGACAGCTTCGGAGCGATCGCCGTGCTGTCCGTCGAGGGCGTCGGGGCATGGGAGGGACCCTTCGAGGTGACTCCCGCCGGCATCGCCACGCCGGGCACACGGGTCGCCGCCGCAGGGCAGACAAGGGAACAGGTCGACCTCTTCTTCGTCGACGACGATGGCGCCGTCAGCGTGACGTGGGTCATCGGCACCGGCGCCTGGCAGCCGCCCGTCGCCCTCACACCCCCCGACACCATTCGGGGAGGCGACACGGCACTGGTTACGGCCCGGCAGCCCGACGATCAGCTCGACCTCTTCTTCATTGACAGACACGGTGCCATTCACGTCATGTGGGTCGTCGGCACCGGCACCTGGCAACCGTCCATCGCCCTCAGACCCTCCGGCACCGTCGAGCCGCGCGCCTCGCTCGCCACCGCCAACCAGACCAGCGACCAGCTCAACCTCTTCTACGTCGACACGGGCGGTGCCATTCACGTCATGTGGGTCGTCGGCACCGGCGTCTGGCAGCCGCCCGTCGCCCTCAGACCCTCCGGAACCGCCGAACCGGGCGCCTCGCTCGCCACCGCCAACCAGACCAGCGACCAGCTCAACCTCTTCTACGTCGACACGGGCGGTGCCATTCACGTCATGTGGGTCGTCGGCACCGGCACATGGCAGCCGCCCGTCGCCCTCACACCCCCCGGCACCGTCGAACCGGGCGCCAGGCTCGCCACCGTCCGCCAGACCAGCGACCAGCTCAACCTCTTCTTCATTGACACACACGGCGCCATTCACGTCACCTGGGTCGTCGGCACCGGCACATGGGAACCACCCATCGCCCTCACACCCACCGGCACGGCCCCGGCAAATGCGACACTGACCGCGACCTGGCAGACGGACGATCAGATCGACCTCTTCTTCGCCGACGAACACGGTGCCATTCACGTCATGTGGGTCGTCGGCACCGGCAAATGGAACGCCCCCGTGGGTCTCTGA
- a CDS encoding DUF6087 family protein → MDQWPARRQGRLRKPGEKKAITLGTGPQRAAHLEPEAPRLIPEWDGFAWQALTTVEDYAAACRALSPTPEAAPAKQPETTGPITGRNPLAPGTGRHRKPRA, encoded by the coding sequence CTGGACCAGTGGCCCGCGCGCCGCCAAGGCCGCCTGCGCAAGCCCGGCGAGAAGAAGGCCATCACCCTCGGCACCGGCCCGCAGCGCGCCGCCCACCTCGAACCCGAAGCCCCGCGTCTGATCCCGGAATGGGACGGGTTCGCCTGGCAGGCGTTGACGACGGTGGAGGACTACGCGGCGGCCTGCCGCGCCCTCAGCCCCACACCCGAAGCCGCGCCCGCCAAGCAGCCCGAGACGACCGGTCCCATTACCGGGCGTAATCCCCTGGCCCCGGGTACCGGCCGCCATCGAAAGCCCCGAGCCTGA
- a CDS encoding MFS transporter, which yields MGGLALLLAVQSSTGSYTQAGFATATFGIANVIAAPWRARAVDRFGQRIALTTMASGQAAGFVALALLTEAEGAADIWFHVLSAVVGLTAPPLGAAMRMIWASLTTAGDQRTKAFSIDAVCEELIFVGGPVIITAVIVASSPGIGLWVTAAAVSLGTAAMTSSASSGALRGTGASGEQGDRPLRQPGFARVLIVLLGVGGVLGVAEIAAPAVAAEHDAVAASGWLLAAFAGGSAVGGFLYGQLTLKSATGKRLFVLCVGMGLAAVFVSQLDTLGLFAAGLALIGLFLAPSLITGYLIADTIVPDTSRTEASTWINTSVNLGASLASAAAGLVIDRSGAWLALLLMGAIALALASAVPFTRLGRIELHADQTPGAASKVDQQPPAS from the coding sequence ATGGGCGGACTTGCTCTCCTCCTCGCCGTCCAGAGCAGTACGGGTTCGTACACGCAGGCCGGTTTCGCAACAGCGACGTTCGGCATCGCCAACGTCATCGCCGCCCCCTGGCGTGCCCGAGCCGTCGATCGATTCGGTCAACGGATCGCGCTCACCACGATGGCCTCGGGTCAGGCCGCAGGGTTCGTCGCTCTCGCGCTCCTCACGGAAGCCGAAGGAGCCGCGGATATCTGGTTCCACGTTCTCAGCGCGGTGGTCGGCCTGACAGCACCACCGCTGGGGGCGGCGATGCGAATGATCTGGGCATCGCTCACGACGGCCGGTGACCAGCGGACAAAGGCATTCAGCATCGACGCGGTCTGTGAAGAACTCATCTTCGTCGGTGGTCCCGTCATCATCACCGCGGTCATCGTGGCCAGTTCTCCCGGCATCGGGCTCTGGGTGACCGCGGCAGCGGTTTCCCTCGGCACTGCAGCGATGACGTCCAGCGCGTCATCGGGGGCGCTGCGCGGAACAGGAGCGAGCGGCGAGCAAGGTGATCGCCCGCTCCGACAGCCGGGTTTCGCAAGGGTACTGATCGTTCTGCTCGGCGTCGGTGGAGTGTTGGGCGTCGCGGAGATCGCAGCGCCGGCTGTCGCTGCGGAGCATGATGCCGTCGCAGCTTCGGGCTGGCTCCTGGCGGCTTTTGCCGGCGGGAGCGCTGTCGGAGGTTTTCTCTATGGGCAACTGACCCTCAAGTCGGCAACCGGCAAGAGGCTGTTCGTCCTGTGCGTCGGCATGGGGCTTGCCGCGGTGTTCGTGTCCCAGCTGGACACACTCGGTCTCTTCGCCGCGGGCCTCGCCCTCATCGGCCTCTTCCTCGCCCCGTCCCTGATCACCGGATACCTCATTGCCGACACCATCGTTCCGGACACCAGCCGGACGGAGGCGTCGACATGGATCAACACGTCCGTAAACCTCGGCGCATCGCTGGCATCCGCCGCGGCAGGACTCGTCATCGACAGGAGCGGCGCCTGGCTCGCCCTCCTGCTCATGGGCGCGATCGCTCTCGCGCTCGCCTCAGCTGTGCCATTCACACGACTGGGCAGGATCGAGCTGCACGCGGACCAAACTCCCGGTGCTGCAAGCAAAGTTGACCAGCAGCCACCGGCCTCCTGA
- a CDS encoding RidA family protein, producing the protein MAITLVNPNGLPHIDAYRHVSIATGSKLVFIAGQVAWDVDGVTVGEGDLAAQVEQCYVNIGTALSEVGASFDDVAKLTVYVVDWTPEKMPLLMEGLGRAAAKLGVTATPPASLLGVAALDVPEHLVEVEATAVID; encoded by the coding sequence ATGGCCATCACCCTGGTGAACCCCAACGGATTGCCGCACATCGACGCTTATCGGCACGTGTCGATCGCGACCGGGTCGAAGCTGGTCTTCATCGCCGGACAGGTTGCCTGGGATGTCGACGGTGTCACGGTCGGCGAGGGCGACCTCGCCGCCCAGGTCGAGCAGTGCTACGTCAACATCGGCACTGCCTTGTCCGAGGTCGGTGCATCTTTCGACGACGTGGCGAAACTGACCGTTTACGTCGTCGACTGGACCCCCGAGAAGATGCCGCTGCTCATGGAAGGCCTCGGCCGGGCGGCCGCGAAGCTGGGGGTCACTGCGACACCCCCTGCCAGCCTGCTGGGCGTCGCGGCGCTGGACGTACCCGAGCACCTCGTCGAGGTCGAAGCCACCGCCGTCATCGACTGA
- a CDS encoding winged helix-turn-helix transcriptional regulator, which produces MVTKQFTGSPDEADLRRADSLAREIFSDIANKWALLIIEALGEHTLRFGELRNAIEGISHKMLTQNLRMLERNGLVERTVHPVVPPRVDYTLTESGHALRVTIDGLCDWTHRFLGHIEASRHRFDA; this is translated from the coding sequence ATGGTGACCAAGCAGTTCACGGGCTCGCCCGACGAAGCAGACCTGAGGCGCGCGGACTCGCTGGCGCGGGAGATCTTCTCGGACATCGCCAACAAGTGGGCGCTCTTGATCATCGAGGCCCTCGGGGAACACACCCTGCGCTTCGGCGAGCTCCGCAACGCGATCGAGGGCATCAGCCACAAGATGCTCACCCAGAACCTGCGCATGCTGGAGCGCAACGGCCTGGTCGAGCGGACGGTGCACCCGGTCGTGCCACCGCGGGTCGACTACACCCTCACGGAGTCGGGCCACGCCCTGCGGGTGACGATCGACGGGCTGTGCGACTGGACCCACCGGTTCCTCGGTCACATCGAGGCATCCCGCCACCGCTTCGACGCCTGA
- a CDS encoding DM13 domain-containing protein gives MAAAAVLSAGLYWFQPWRLWQDETVNEALPTATATAPPAGAAAGPQDIAQGALISHEHATTGTVRLIRLPDGSRILRLENLDTSNGPDLRVWLTDAPVKEGTAGWRVFDDGKHVSLGKLKGNKGDQNYAIPADVKLADYTSVTIWCDRFDVSFGAAALT, from the coding sequence ATGGCGGCGGCAGCGGTGTTGAGCGCTGGGCTGTACTGGTTCCAGCCGTGGAGGCTGTGGCAGGACGAGACGGTCAACGAGGCTTTGCCGACCGCAACGGCGACTGCGCCGCCTGCCGGCGCTGCCGCAGGCCCGCAGGACATCGCTCAGGGCGCCCTCATCAGCCACGAGCACGCCACCACCGGCACGGTGAGACTGATCCGGCTCCCCGACGGATCCCGCATTCTCCGCTTGGAGAATCTCGATACGAGCAATGGGCCCGACCTGCGGGTATGGCTCACCGATGCCCCGGTGAAGGAGGGTACCGCCGGCTGGCGCGTCTTCGACGACGGCAAGCACGTCAGCCTGGGCAAGCTCAAGGGCAACAAGGGTGACCAGAACTACGCGATCCCGGCCGACGTGAAACTCGCCGACTACACCAGCGTCACCATCTGGTGCGACCGCTTCGACGTCTCCTTCGGTGCGGCGGCTCTGACCTAG
- a CDS encoding LysR family transcriptional regulator substrate-binding protein, with product MTLDEAVRSPLISYGPDSGVHAYIREAFAARKLRLDIAYATNDVALQIALVAERIGIALTSEASPVLAADPRSVVAPLEPAIRLRKVFVWRAGTRPSAPLRAFLDLWTELSD from the coding sequence ATGACCCTCGACGAGGCGGTCCGGAGCCCGCTCATCAGCTACGGTCCCGACAGTGGCGTGCACGCGTACATCCGTGAGGCATTCGCCGCGAGGAAGCTGCGACTGGACATCGCCTACGCGACGAACGACGTCGCCCTCCAGATCGCGCTGGTCGCGGAACGGATCGGTATCGCCCTGACCTCCGAGGCAAGTCCGGTTCTCGCCGCCGACCCGCGGTCCGTCGTCGCGCCGCTCGAGCCCGCCATCCGGTTGAGGAAGGTGTTCGTCTGGCGAGCGGGCACCCGGCCGAGCGCACCGCTGCGGGCCTTCCTCGACCTCTGGACCGAGCTGTCCGACTGA
- a CDS encoding MerR family transcriptional regulator — protein MRIGEVAALVGVTPRAVRHYHHLGLLPEPLRRSNGYRDYGLRDAVLLARIRRLTELGVGLDEVRDVLADTEGHDLREVLEELDADLERQEAVIRQRRTRLAVLLAQAQEGSLLPEGPVSPELTGLLAALGDADFDVSPMAVKDREHLAFLDAATPEEGRVPLMEALQEMREQAGQVYGLLDGLAGQDPDGPHVTRAAAALAVLLPDALAAHLPGADDRGLAETLYEDLAPAQAAAVRRALELLKQRQEGRA, from the coding sequence ATGAGAATCGGCGAAGTCGCGGCACTGGTCGGGGTCACCCCGCGGGCTGTGCGGCACTACCACCACCTGGGGCTGTTGCCCGAGCCCCTGCGGCGCAGCAACGGGTACCGCGACTACGGCCTCAGGGACGCTGTCCTGCTCGCCCGGATCCGCCGGCTGACCGAGCTCGGTGTCGGGCTCGACGAGGTACGGGATGTCCTCGCGGACACGGAAGGGCATGACCTGAGGGAGGTCCTGGAGGAGCTGGACGCCGACCTGGAACGGCAGGAGGCCGTCATCCGGCAGCGGCGGACGCGGCTGGCCGTGCTGCTGGCCCAAGCGCAGGAAGGATCCCTGCTCCCAGAGGGGCCGGTGTCACCCGAGCTCACCGGTCTGCTGGCCGCGCTCGGCGACGCCGATTTCGACGTCTCGCCCATGGCCGTCAAGGACCGCGAGCACCTGGCGTTCCTCGACGCCGCAACCCCCGAGGAGGGGCGGGTTCCGCTGATGGAGGCGCTGCAGGAGATGCGGGAGCAGGCCGGGCAGGTCTACGGCCTGCTGGACGGCCTCGCCGGCCAGGATCCGGACGGCCCGCACGTGACCCGGGCCGCTGCGGCGCTGGCGGTCCTTCTCCCCGATGCTCTGGCGGCACACCTTCCCGGCGCAGACGACCGCGGCCTGGCCGAGACCCTCTACGAGGACCTGGCCCCGGCCCAGGCCGCGGCCGTCCGCCGCGCGCTCGAACTGCTCAAGCAACGACAGGAAGGACGGGCATGA